The Candidatus Paceibacterota bacterium genome segment ATTTTTTCCCCCCGCTTTCATTCAATACTTTAGAGCCCCTGTCAGTAAGAGCAATCGGACTTCGTTTTCTTGTTAGTGGTTCACGTTCCTTTAGGGATGTTTCACAAGCAACAGCTTTGTCCCTAACTTCCTTAAGCTCTTTTTTAAGATCAGTTATATCGGAAACGGCAGTATCAACTTTATTTTTGTACTCTCCAATTCGTGACGAAGCAATTAAAAAAGAAACTAAAGCACTAATAATTACGCCAGCACCTCCAATGATTAGTTGCATAGTTGTATCATCCATATTTGTATTTATTGTTAATAATATTTATATTACAGCAAAGAGATTTTAAATACTTGTCAATCTTTAAAATATCCCTTAATATAGTACGTAACCATTATATTATATCTGATTCATATTAACAACCCGACAGATTGTAGGATAAACTAAAAATGTCAAGATATTGATTTATAAAAATTTCGTAGATTTATTATATATGCTACAATAAATATATGCCTACAAAAAACGAACAATTATTGGCTTATTTAGCCAAAAAACATGAGAAAGCAACGGTAACAGTTTTAATGAAGATCTGTTATCTTATTGATTTGGTTGGTGAAAAGAAATATGGTAGACAAATATCCGAGTATAGATATAAAAGATATACGTATGGTCCTTTTGATCAAAAAATATATAGGGATTTATCTGAGTTGCAGTCCAAGGGTATCTTAATAGCAAAATCCGACTATACTGCTAGCGGTGAGGAGTATATTCATTATTCGCTTAATGAAGAAACGGAAAGTGTAATTTTTGATAAATTATTAGGAGCAGAAACGCAAATTATTGATGAAGTGCTGGAAAGTGTAAAGGGGTTTGGAGCAAGGACCTTAACCGAAATTGCGTATAAAACAAAACCCATGAAAGCATTAAATGCAACATTGGGCGGAAACGAGAATATGAGTATGAGTCTGGATCTAAAAACCAAATAATTTTTATGGATTTGCCAGAAAAATTGCTTTTAAGCAAAATTAAGACAAGAAACGTATTTTTGGATAGAAAATCCAAAGAAAAAACTACCATTGTAGTAAAACCAAAATATAAATTATCATCGAGTTCAATACTCGATATTTATATTTTTTTTGTATTAACCTCGAAGGAAATTACATGTAAAAAATACTATACATTAACTGTTCGCAAGGAAGAGTGGGAAGAAAAAAACTCTTGTTATTTGAATGGTTGTTCTTATATTGATATAACTAACATAGAATCGTTTAGTAAGGAAGAATTATTAATAAAAATAAAAGATAAGTTCAATGGATTTCCGTATGTGGCAAAAATTTCTGATAAAAAATTTAGCGAGCTTAAATTATTACAAAATAATATAAATAAGGGTTATAATTATAGTGGTATTTCAGAAGAAACAAAGGATCTTATCAATATTGCACTTGCCGAGGCGAATATAGCAAATGAAACACTGAAAAAATTAGGGCTAGCATAGCAAATATAAAAGGATCGCACGAACTTTTCATTTAATAATATTGCAATTTCAGCCATATTTGGTACGATAAGTACAATAAAGTGATTAATAAAAATGTAATGAAAGTATTAATTTATGAGCAAAAAAGATAAGAAACAAGATGATTGGATAAAACGAAACGAAAAAGACCTTGACTTATACATGAGAAGCAAGGGGGTGCAAAAAATGTGGAACTATTTTTTAGAAATTACTAAGAATGAATATTTTGTTGAAACGATAAAGGAATTGAGAAATAAATATAAAATTCCTGATAAGGGTTTCGGGCCAGATCCTGATGGGCATTATTCAATGCCACCTCATAACTTAATTCTTGAAAATAATTTTAATAGCTATAATAATCTAAGAAATGATATCATCGAAAAAATATGCAAAAAGTATAAACTACACTATTTTGATTTTTCTGATGTAATATTGCAATATATTTATTATAATAAGCTATATCCTATTTATGAATTGAGTGCTTGCGGTCTGTTTAGGGTAGAAGATGTAATAGAGGAAAAAATAGAGCCATTTGGTGAATTATTCCAGAAAAGTGATGATATGGCATATCCGATTTCTATAAGAATAAGTCCTTATGCCAGTCAAAGAGATATAGTAGATTTTATAAAAAATAAAACGATTTGGAAGCGGGAAATCGAGTATTTACAGAATAAATATAAGGATAAAAATATTAAGATTGGTAAAATAAAAGCCAAAAAACAATTAACTCAAAAGAGAAATCAATTTATTTATAGCAACAAAAGCTTGCCAAGAAAGAGAATAAAAGAGCTAGTGAGCAATAAATTTAAGACAGATTTGGATTATGAATATATTGGAAAGATAATATCTATGGAAAAGAAGAGAAGAAAAGAACTGTAATACAGAAAATTTCCGTAATACAGAAAAAGCCTTATACAATATTATATAATAAAGGTAGCCTAGTAATAGGCTATTTTTATTTGTTACAAATGGATCGATCAGAAAATCAAAACCGGTTAAAAAACATGGACTTTGAGGCAAAACAAAACCTTGTCGGATTTTTTGATCTGCTTTTGAAAATAGACAAAAGAAATAATCCGGAAATTTATCAAAGTAATGAAGAATATGACAATAACGGAAATACAAATATTGCCGATTAAGCCAAATAACGGCTTAATGGCTTTTGCCAGCGTAGTCATTGATAACTGCCTATATTTAGGCTCAATCGGGGTTTATAAGCGATTAGACGGCAATGGATACCGGATAACCTATCCGACTAAGAAAGTTGGCGATAAAAATATCAATATTTATCATCCGATCAATAAGGAAATGAGCAAGGCCATTGAAAAAGCGATAATAGAAAGAGTGGAAAAATTGCTTGATAAATAGCAACATAAAAGATGTAATGAAAACTTAAATGCTTGATACAATAATTTTAACAATACCGAGAAATGGTTATCTCATAACTGATAACAATAAATTCAGTCCTTCAACTGAAAGAATGCTTGATAATCTGAAATTCTTTTTCAAATATATGAATAATCCGACAGCGAAAGATAGGGAAAGGGGAATATACAAAC includes the following:
- a CDS encoding Panacea domain-containing protein, which encodes MPTKNEQLLAYLAKKHEKATVTVLMKICYLIDLVGEKKYGRQISEYRYKRYTYGPFDQKIYRDLSELQSKGILIAKSDYTASGEEYIHYSLNEETESVIFDKLLGAETQIIDEVLESVKGFGARTLTEIAYKTKPMKALNATLGGNENMSMSLDLKTK
- a CDS encoding septation protein SpoVG family protein gives rise to the protein MTITEIQILPIKPNNGLMAFASVVIDNCLYLGSIGVYKRLDGNGYRITYPTKKVGDKNINIYHPINKEMSKAIEKAIIERVEKLLDK